The DNA sequence TACCCGTCAAATTTGGCATCGTTGTCGAACCAGAGACAGCAACTGTAAATTTGATTGTATCATCACCAGATGGATTAAATTTATCTCCCTTTGATGGGCTCTGACTGATAATGGTTCCTTCTTCGTAGTCAGTCGTAGAAACTTCGGTAACTTCTATCTTTGATTTATCAACACCATAATTAGACGTTAAATCTTCTACAGCATCGTCAGAATTTTTTCCTGTATAGTCCTTCATCTTGAAGCTACCACCACTGCTGGACACATAGATATCAACAGACGTCCCCTCTTTTTTTGAGGTCCCGGCAGCTGGGTCGGTTCGAACAACCTTTCCCTTTTCAACAGAATCGCTCTCCACCTTAATCACTTGGCCTACTTTAAGACCTGAATCTTTAATTGCAGTCCTCGCAGCTGATAGTTCCTGACCAGATATATCAGGCACAGAAACTGTCGATGGATTTCGCAGCATTAAAAAGGCAAAAATAGCGACTAGGACCAGCACTAAGGCAATTGCAACCTTGCTAAAGATACTGTAGCTCTTGTGCTTACGCTTGGGCTTGACCTTTTCATTCGGCTTGGGCACAGGTTTTACTGGTGCCTTGACCTTTTTATCAGTCGCCTTGAGCAGTTGCTCTGTTGAAGCATTTGCTGTATTAGTATCAATTTTCGGTAAGGTTTTAGTATCTGCTACATCTGAAAAGACGAGCTTAGCTTCCCGACTGCGGTTATAGCTGAGACTGGACATGAGGTCTCGGCTCATTTCATAGGTTGATTTGTAGCGATCATTCAAACGCTTGGCTGTTGCCTTAATAACAACATTTTCCAGTGCTTGAGGAACGTCAGGATTAATCTCCCTAATTGACGGTAGAGGTTTTTGAAAATGCTGCAGAGCAATGGTCACAGCGCTGTCACCATCATAAGGAATGTGCCCAGTCAGCATTTCAAAGAGCATAATCCCCATAGCATAGATATCCGATTGCACCGTTGCTTTGGAACCACGCGCCTGTTCAGGCGACAAATAATGGACACTACCCAACATGGAATTTGTCTGAGTTAAGCTAGTCTCCGCAAAAGCCACAGCAATTCCAAAGTCGGTCACCTTGACCGTGCCATCTTTAGTTAAAAGAATATTCTGAGGTTTCAGATCACGGTGAATAATGCCTTTTTCATGAGCCAAAGTCATGGCTGATAGGACTTCTTCCATAATCCTGACAACTTCAGAATTAGATAAGGGAGCCTTATCCTGAATATAATGTTTGAGGTCTGAGCCATCAACGTATTCCATTACAAGGAACTGCTGCCCATCTTCTTCTCCAATGTCCCTAATTGAAACAATGTTGGGATGGCTGAGTTCAGCCATGGCACGCGCTTCTCGCTGAAAACGCGTCACAGCTACTTGGTCAGTCTGATAGTTGGTCCGAAGCACCTTGATGGCAACTTCTTCCCCTTCTAAAATCAGGTCATTAGCCAAGTAAACGTCAGCCATACCACCTCGACCGACGGACTTGAGAATGCGATAGCGACCAGCAAATAATTTGCCAATCTGGATCATAATGCCGCCTCACCTTCTACGTGCAAGAGTCCCACGGTAATATTATCTAAGCCACCAGCCTTATTGGCTTGGGCTATTAACTGATTAGCTTTTTCTGGAAGACTTTCATCATCAGCCAGCAGAACATTAACGACAGTCTCATTGGAAATCATATTGGTCAGACCGTCGCTGTTCATCAAAATGAAATCCCCTGGTTCCAGCTGTTGAACCCCCAAATCAAGCTCGATTGGGCTCTGTTGACCAATGGACTGAGTGATAATATTTTTCTGAGGGTGGATGGCTGCCTCTTCCTCAGTAATTTGACCAGCTCGAAGCAACTCATTGACTAACGAATGATCTGTTGTCAGTTGCTGGTACTGGCCATTTCTGACCAAACCAATCCGAGAATCCCCTAGATGGGCATAGAGAACAGCGTTATCGACAACAGCAACAGCTTCGATGGTTGTTCCCATACCACGGTAAGATTCTTCTTTTCCGAGCTCATGAATCTTTTGATTTTCTTTTTCAATAACATCAATCATCCAGTCACGGATTTGACTCAAATCAGAAAAATCGGTTTCTTCCCAAATCTTTCCCAGGTCTGTCACCGTCAGCTCGCTGGCAATATTGCCGGCGCGATGCCCACCCATGCCATCTGCTAAGATAATAAGGGGTGTCCCTGACTTGTTACTAAATTGGTTGATGAAATCCTGATTTTCAGACCTCTTTTGACCGATATCAGTACGCAAAGCAATTTCCATGAATTGTTTAACTGTCCTTTCAAGCTAATAAATCCGCTTAATCTGAGCAATAAAGAAACCATCTGTCTGATAGAGTTCTGGTGTGATACTAATAAATCCATCTGTCAGAATATCTTTTTGCCTATGTTCCAGTTTTACCTGCTCAAAATTCGGGTGGGTCTCAAGAAATCTACTAATCACGTCCTGATTTTCCTCCCGAAAAATGGTACAAGTACTGTAGGATATTATACCATTTTTGCGCAAGGTTTGACAAACACTGTTCAAAATAGCCAACTGGATGTCTGATAAAGCCTCAAAATCCTGACTATCCTTGCTGTACTTGATATC is a window from the Streptococcus criceti HS-6 genome containing:
- the pknB gene encoding Stk1 family PASTA domain-containing Ser/Thr kinase, with the translated sequence MIQIGKLFAGRYRILKSVGRGGMADVYLANDLILEGEEVAIKVLRTNYQTDQVAVTRFQREARAMAELSHPNIVSIRDIGEEDGQQFLVMEYVDGSDLKHYIQDKAPLSNSEVVRIMEEVLSAMTLAHEKGIIHRDLKPQNILLTKDGTVKVTDFGIAVAFAETSLTQTNSMLGSVHYLSPEQARGSKATVQSDIYAMGIMLFEMLTGHIPYDGDSAVTIALQHFQKPLPSIREINPDVPQALENVVIKATAKRLNDRYKSTYEMSRDLMSSLSYNRSREAKLVFSDVADTKTLPKIDTNTANASTEQLLKATDKKVKAPVKPVPKPNEKVKPKRKHKSYSIFSKVAIALVLVLVAIFAFLMLRNPSTVSVPDISGQELSAARTAIKDSGLKVGQVIKVESDSVEKGKVVRTDPAAGTSKKEGTSVDIYVSSSGGSFKMKDYTGKNSDDAVEDLTSNYGVDKSKIEVTEVSTTDYEEGTIISQSPSKGDKFNPSGDDTIKFTVAVSGSTTMPNLTGMTYSQAVSTLTAIGIKSSRIKIYSSSTGSETSPSSSSIISGQNPYYGASLDLSSNDDIILYVQDASSSSSKSSSSNSASDEEDDSSDSSTSSGSEDSESSQSQP
- a CDS encoding Stp1/IreP family PP2C-type Ser/Thr phosphatase — encoded protein: MEIALRTDIGQKRSENQDFINQFSNKSGTPLIILADGMGGHRAGNIASELTVTDLGKIWEETDFSDLSQIRDWMIDVIEKENQKIHELGKEESYRGMGTTIEAVAVVDNAVLYAHLGDSRIGLVRNGQYQQLTTDHSLVNELLRAGQITEEEAAIHPQKNIITQSIGQQSPIELDLGVQQLEPGDFILMNSDGLTNMISNETVVNVLLADDESLPEKANQLIAQANKAGGLDNITVGLLHVEGEAAL